From the Cervus elaphus chromosome 20, mCerEla1.1, whole genome shotgun sequence genome, one window contains:
- the LOC122676635 gene encoding fibrous sheath CABYR-binding protein-like, which produces MEGQIFSKCLPEQREATDPKEEEEEVSSPEERETMDLKEEKEASLPREGQNIDLEEEEEITSPEEGATCERKEEEGVTPPEGKMCEMKDGEEALSFRLMEQRETCESLEEEEPISVFPPPNEFSPHSVFPPPTAPTPHSVFPPPTAPTPHSMFPPPNEFSPPRAFLLQYLFP; this is translated from the exons ATGGAG GGtcaaatattcagtaaatgtcTACCTGAGCAGAGGGAGGCCACTGAcccaaaggaagaggaggaggaggtctcTTCCCCTGAGGAGAGGGAGACCATggacttaaaagaagaaaaggaagcttCCCTACCTCGGGAGGGTCAGAATATTGacctggaggaagaggaggaaatcaCTTCACCTGAGGAGGGGGCGACttgtgaaaggaaagaagaggagggagtCACTCCACCTGAGGGCAAGATGTGTGAAATGAAGGATGGGGAAGAGGCCTTATCCTTTCGACTTATGGAACAAAGAGAGACCTGCGaatccctggaagaggaagaaCCAATAAGCGTGTTTCCCCCTCCAAATGAATTCTCCCCTCACTCCGTGTTTCCCCCTCCAACTGCCCCAACCCCTCACTCCGTGTTTCCCCCTCCAACTGCCCCAACCCCTCACTCCATGTTTCCCCCTCCAAATGAATTTTCCCCTCCCAGAGCATTTCTCCttcaatatttatttccttaG